Genomic segment of Panicum virgatum strain AP13 chromosome 9N, P.virgatum_v5, whole genome shotgun sequence:
AACTTCATCACGAGATAGCATGGGTGGGCACGGCAATGCCGTGCCTATGTTTCTAGTATATTTATATTATTTGTCACCATCGTTTCTTCTCCTGCTTCCGGGTCCATTCATTTACGTATTACCTTGGCGTTTTAGGGGGTGTTTCACATGCTCTTTTTTAACAGCGATTAGATGGACCAAATAAGAGCTAATTAGCAAACTAAATGCAGCAGTTGTAGATAATTATCGAGACAAACCCATTGAGCCTAATTTGCCTATTGTTAGCATATATTTACAGTAGCACAACATTACCAAATCatgatctaattagatttaatgatTTATCTCGATAATTAGCCTCTATTTATGCAATCGATTTTGTAATttgtctacatttaatacttctaattggtATACAAATATCTGAGGTGAGAGCCTCATCTCAGCTAGAGAGGGAAATGGAGTGGAGTTGAGGGATATGCTTCTCCAAAGGGAGAAGAAGGGTCCCCTTGCAAGTGGCCCCGCTCGATTGGTTGGCGTTTGGACCCTTTGCTTCCTTGTCGTTGAATCGGTGCTCTCAACCGCAAGTAGCAGACGCAGAAACAAGGGGGCCGTTGAATGAACGGATAAGTGAATGAGCTGGTTTTGTCGTTTCTGGAGCGAGGCGAGAGACAGGTAGGAGAGTGTAGCACGAGGCGGTTgaggccccccccccccccccccccccccccccccccggccggcAAAAACTTAGCGGAGAGGGACGCGAGCGATGGACGGTGACCACTGAACGTTGGATCAGTAGAAGTGGCTTGGTCCACGGTGCCATGGTCCGTGGATGTGGATCCGGCGCCTGAGCGCCGACGCTTTTTCATGTCCACCATTTATCTCTCTGCTCAGGCAGagtcggccgcggcggcagtCGCCATAGCGCCTGCCTGCGCGGCGCGCCTCTGCTCGCTCCACGCACGCACCCTCAAGTGGACCTGGCCGGACGATCGAGAACCCTGCCTGCCTGTCACTGCGCGAGGGGAGCTGCATGGGCAAGGCGGGCCGCGCGTGGATCACGTTTCCTTTCTTCCTAGTTCCTAGGCAGCCCCATCGCCTTTACCAGCGAATGATTGGATCGGACCGGATCgagccgactcctcctctgCTCGGGCGGGTCAGCATGGAATCGGCCACTGGAGCGCAGCCGCAAGCAACACGCACACACAAGGTGGCCGGGATAGGCTGATGACGGACACACGAGCGCACCTACGTCCCTTGCAATTGAGCAAATATCTTATTTGAGTCCGAAAAGATAACTTAATTCCTTCTTTGACTTCAAAAAATTTCTCTTCCTAATGTGACACCAAATTCTAATTTGATCTTGTATTTGGCATTTTTGTCACTTCTCTGAGCTATAAATCGGGCAAAGTGAGCTCCCAATCACTTTAAAAAATCATGAAACTTTTTCAAGGGATAAAACAAGTGAAGCTAAACCCATTCTTTTTGAAAAACACACATATACCTTtgtaatttttaaaataaaattcacAAAATTAGGGTACCTTTTAAACATATCTGAATTTTATGGCACCAAAATACTTTTAAAAAACTGTGCAACACAGCCATTATTCCTTGCATTGCTgaaatattattttattttctagtATAATTTACATAGGTAATTATGAAGAATGGAGTATTTGGAAAATTTTAGAAGAACCTCATAGTTCTCTATGTAATTGATGACAAGAAAGAATTTTATAAATTACCACATCCCATGTGAGGAATCTTAGTTAATTTCCCTTGTTATTTTGAAAGTAATTTGGTGCCATAAAAATTCATATAAGTATTAAAGGTAGTTTAATTTGATGAATTTAGTTTTAAAATTgtaaagatatatatatatatatatgtgtgtgtgtgtgtgtgtgtgtgtgtgtgtgtgtgtttgagcATAATGGGTCCATCCTCATTTGTTCTATGACCCAAAACTGGTTCATAATTTGTGGAGATTATTTGGTGGTCGTTTTACTCGACTTAACCGACGAAAGTAACAAAAATATCAATTAAGGGAAGAAAGTTAGAATGCAGTGTTAAGTAAGGGACAAAAGTATAGGGTCAAGAAAGGAATTTAGTCATCCTGTAGTGTTAAATAAGAAACTTTCTCCTAGCCATTCGCCTTCATCTCGTTCTCGTCAGGCCTCACACAGTcgcatgtgttgagtgcatgtTTAGAAGACTGATTAAGTAGAAAGATGCTACTACGGCAAGGCATGCATGTGTTACATGATGAGAAGAACAAAACTTAGAAAttattaaaaaagaaaaaagtctaaattattCCCTTCAGCTATAGCCAAAGTTTGGATAACCGCTAAACTACCGTTTGATTCATTTTGCCCCCAAACTATGCCCTTTgatcaaattaccccctaatacaatttgtctttttttcattttaaagTATACAcaggtggagttttaagttgaaattttacaagatgatagtacacgtcataacacatgttagaaaaaaatacatcatagttttttatcattatttggtaggttaggatacttaataataaattagttattggagttcaaaattatataaaaataataatttaatatgcattgtgatgtctaCTACCCTGTaatatttaaaattaaaattcaacttatgTACAtataaagaaacaaaaaagacaaattatattatagggtaaaataaactaaatgccATAGTTTTTTTTGGGGGATGGGGGGattgaaccaagttatagtttaaGGGGGGTATTCAGACTTTGGCTATTCTTGGAGAGAGCAAATTAAACTTTTTCCTTAAAAAATCGCATGCCTCACTAGAgatggagaaatgaaaaaaagtTGAGCGCTTGATATTATAATTGCTACAGTGGAGATGAAGTATAAATATCACGAATTTTAAGTTCATCATTCAACTTTGAATTATTAGCCCAATTTTATCCTCTAACTTCTATTTTTGGGTTTAGAGCATGGTTAATCATATACAACTAACTAAAAGCCCACTCATATCGTAGTGTAGCTATAGACCTAGACTAAATTATTAATGTCTAGCTACCTTATTCTCTCACAAAAAATTCTAGAAATCTATGTGTCAATCGGTTGTAAGCCAGCAGCCCGTTTTTCTTCTCTCATCATCTCTTTCCTCCAACTCATCACAAATATGATGTAGCAACTATTGTAGCCCGTTTACATCATTCTATTATATACTTATATACTTGCTCTTAATCTTATTCTCATCCTAGCCTAGATGCATGTACATGCCCATGAGGTTTTGAGGATGTATCGACCACTATGCATATTATTATTGTTACTTTCAGTGTTAGGCGACGTTCTTGTTGACAGCTAGACGTCTGTGGTAACTTCATTAATCTCAAGAATTTGTTGGcttagtcttcgaagatgcttatAAAGGTAGGATTTGCATATGACATTCACAGGGTTGAGTGTGTATACATTTTGAGTGTCTGAATTGTACTATGTAATGACAAAAATagacgaaaagaaaagaacaagcaagcaagcaggcCGGCAGCTAATTACACGGTAGTCGTAGCCCATGGTCCATGGATATCGGTATCACGCACGTGTATGTCGTCGGTTCATCGACGAATGACTGCTACGTACGGAAGCACTGTGCAGGTTCCAATTCCATCACATCAGCTGAAGCAGGGGCCATCTATCGCATCTAATAGGCATCTCCGCATCTACCATTCTACTTGCAATCCGCCACGCTGTATAAATACTCGGTTGTCGTCGATAGGTAGGTCTCAAATCTCAATCGGTTGTTATTTTCAGGCAGCAATAATCACGTGCTTTATAAATGAAGCCATTCTTTTGATGATCGACCATACATAATTTCGTCTTATTGGCTTATTATACATATACCCATATGCTTTCATGATTCGTTCTCTCCTTACTTTCTCTTCCATGCATGCATCTCCGCATTGTCATGACTTATGATTTGCCTTTTGGGAAGTAGTCGTCGAAACAAAGCATCAGCATCCTGACATTCATCAGTCAATTTTATGCTTCCAGGTGCCGGTCGGCCTAACATCTACATGCATGCACAAATCAAAAAGACGCCCCCTGCTGGTCAGTACATCACGAGATCACGAAAGCAACGCAAGTACGcaacaacacacacacacacacactcattACTGAAATTACCTTGTATTTTTGTaacatcatcttccttttccccGCCCTTTTCTGTATTAGCACTTTTACACACTTAGATCACAATAATGCACTAGTCTTTTTTAGATTATAATGTACAACACAGATACTCACGACATACGTACATTTACGCCTATAAACACATGTACGCAAATCCTACTCCTATAagcatttttaaattttttaaatacGTTAAGATATATATGTTAAGTACTCGGCCAAACGTTCTAAATTATAGACCGTTTCCGCGCGTCAACAGAAAGTCACAAAAGCAAGTCGCCGACCGAGCTACCCGATCGAACTAAGCTAATTTTTTAATGCCCTTTTGATAAGATTAGAGAGGCACTCCGATTATCATGTTCCCCATTGGAAGGGAAGCAACTAATTAGACACGAGCTTTGCCTTGTGGGATCTTAATTTCAATCTCTCCCCAACTACTCCGATAAACTGGGCCGGCCCAGCTTTTGACTCACAGTTCGCTCATCGATCAGGGCCCAACAACAGTCGCACACAACACGCAAACAGCAGCAGAATTTCACCAGGATAATGGATATATCGGGCGCTTCGCCTGTCCGGCCGGAGGATATCTGCCAATGTCGGTGGCATGGACACCGCGCGAACCACGAGGTCGTACGTACGGATAGAGCTGGCTGGCTCTCCGAGTGGCAGTGGGCGGTGGCAGTGGCCAGTGGGTGCGGTGCTCGGCTCAGCTCAGCTCACTCCACGCATGCTGACATTTAACGATGAAAACGGATCGGATTCGCACGGATATAGATTCGGATATCTCGGATAACTATATTTGTGTGTTCTTCCAATTTCTATCTCTTAGGATGGAAACGGATCGGATTCGTACGGATACGAATTCAGATATCTCGAATATTTTTGGATATCCATTTTTCTGTTTCCTTACCGTTTCCATCCCTACTGATATCGATGGAATGGCCGTAGCCAACAAATGCGCGTGAGAATCACGTTCCTTCTTTATGGGATGATGTATTGGTACAATAAGACCACCACAAATGCTACGTACATGGCATAAATGGCTAGGTTACAGGAGTTTTGATCCTCATCAATACATAAATCTAGTATCTCTTTCAGGAAAGCTTTAGGAGGGAATAATCTCAGAGCATGGTATGTTTTGGTCACCAAGATAGtatatcactactacagaacccACATCGGTATTTGCCTTCAGTGCCGgccacattggacccaaaactaatctAGACATTATAGTTCAAGTCCAATGGCTAGGGGTGGGGGAAGCTTTAGCTCCGGTTGGACTTTCCAACCggggctggggggggggggggggggggggtttctAATTTGCGCGCTGTCCTGATGATCGATTCGACAAACCAAATCATTACCCGCTCCCCTCTCTGTAGTCCGCACACCCGCCACTGCACTGCAGACCCCGTCCGTCCGACTCAGGCCATGCACGCCGTGGCCCTCCGTTCTcttttatcattccaaacaaaaatatatatatgaacaaaaatataaaaccaaaATCTGTCAACATAAATTATACtaaaatatcactttttttaGAATGGTTTGAGAAAAATGGACGCATCACGTCGCTCGATCCAACGGCTGGGAAGGTACAGGCACCAAGAGGCACCAAAAAGAGAGGCACCCGGTGCATACTAAATGGTGGGCCCTAAGCACCTAGTGCATACCGAAGTGGTGGGCCCCCCACCGGTGGAGATGAGGTGGGAAAATTGCATTTCTGATCTTTTTTATTTGATCAAGGGTACAATGGTAAATCCTTAATTGTGTGAATAACATTTTGAGTAGTAAAGTTTGATTGAATGGTTGATCTAATATAGTTTTAGCCCACTAAGGTTGAGCCCACGTCGGTTCTAGGGTTCCCGGTGGACCTAGGGTTTCTCCGAGCGAGGGGGCGCGGTCCGGCGACGAAGGGAGGGAGGCTGCGGGCCTGCGGCCATGGCGTCGTCAAGCTCATGCTCGTCAGGGTGGTCCGCATcgtcgagaggaagaggaggcggggAGATGGAGAGGTTTAGGGCGCCGGTGCCGTACCGAGTAGGTCCGTATGACTACTCCCCGGCGGTGAAGTGCCGCTGTAATAGGAAGGCGCCTTGCTGGACATCATGGAGCGACGACAACCCGGGCCGGAGGTACTACAGATGCCCTTCAAGATTGGTAAGCATTTGTTTAGGTTGTCCCCTTAGATTggtctgctctgctctgcgaTTGATTTTCTGATTTGCTGTGCAATTCATTTGCATATAGAAACCCGGGGATTGCGGCTATTATATGTGGATGGATCGTGAGGCCACACAGTATGAGTGGATTTTGATGTGTGACCTTCGTGATGCTGTTTGGCAGCTGAGGagggagaaagaagaggagcagcagcatgtTCAGAGGATTCAGGAGGAAAATGGAGAGCTCAGGCAGGTGATAGTGCAACTAGAAAAGGAGAAGGATGAATTCAATAAGAAGATGGAGGAAAAGGAGCAAATTGACTTGAAGGAGAAGAGCAACTTCAGTTGTTTCAGTAGGTGCATTGTAGTTTTTGCTTTGTTAGGGCTGTTGTTTGTATTGAAGTACTCATCATTATGACTTGCTCTGTTAGAGACTGAGCTTTTATGGCAAGCTTTGTTTTTGCATGATCTTTTCATGTAAATATTGACTGAGCTTGCAGCATATTTCAATACAAAATGAACTGGTTTGCAAAATGAAGTGATAAATGCACATGGATGGCAGTTAACAATATCAGTTCATAGAGCACTAACATGAACCTGAGTTCATAGAGCTAAGGTAACAGCACTAACATGAACCTGAGTTCATAAACATCATCTCATAGCAGCAAATATTTATAGCAAACGATATCTTTAGGTTGATGTCATCAAACAATATAAGAAGTAGTAACATAAGTTCAGGAAAGGTATCATCTTCCAGCTAGAGATTTTCAGTACTTGACACCAAACAACAAGTAAGAAAGGCGGCCACTGATCCTTGGGATGCTCTAGGAATGATTTGCTGAAATGGTCCTTGAAAAGATGCTTGAAAAGTTGATGCATCCTTGTTGCTTGAACAGGAGCTGCCAATGGTTGTAGACTGTAGAGAAGGACCTGGTCCTTCTTGAGTAGCTGGAGCTGAAGCTCTTGGTGCTTTTCTGTGCTCTTTGTGTACATGATCAATATATGTCTGTGAGACATTGAAATGATGTAGTTCGTCCGACGATAAATTGTCAGGTGGTTATGTCAGATGAACACCGGTCAGATTGGTACATGGAAAAAACAGTACCATGGTTGCGGTTCTTATAGTTGCACCTACAGAAGTGAAGGTGTGTCATGGTCAAAGATCAATACACATTGTCATTGCCCACAATTTATGTCAGAGCCCATAAAAATGGCGTGCAATTTCTCTTCCAGGTGTGGACTAAGTGTATGTATCTCGGGAAGAGAAGATGTCCGTTCGACCCGTATCTTGAAGTTACATACCTCCCGAGTGATCGATGAAACCAACGGGACGATCCATAGCGTCCGGTGAATGCAAAGACCAGATCTCCAGTGCTAGTTGCTGTTACTGTAGATGTTGAGTTTGTAATGTTAGTGACAATGATTTGGCAAGAGACAATGTAAGTCAGCCAGATCTTCCAAGTTATTGATTGTACGCTCTGTCAATCGATGGTCAATTTGGTCAATGAATCGATCACCAGTCATCTCGCTCAATGCTTCTGACTGGTGGCCACCAGTTAAAAACAAGCGTCAAAAGAGGTGGTCAGTCCGCGAATCTGTCAAGCCAATGAATAATACTCCGGTGGCAGTAAACACAAAACACGTGTCAATCATTTGTGTTACCATTGTCTGGCACCGGAGCGTTGAGTTACACAAAATCAATCCGATGATTGGTACGGGTGGCGCACTGGCCTCACTGCATCCGTCTCGCAAAGGATCAAGAATACGCAAGTAACCCAAGCAGGCCGCGAGGCAGATGGGCCGGAACACGTGAAACAACCCAAGCAACCGGCGAGGTGGATGGGCCGGAtgggggcgggcggcggtcACAGCCCAAGAAGATTAATAGGGCAATCTGGTAGATCATGACAGCTCTCACCGGCAAGACCGTTATCTTCACCGGACAGATCGACAGGTCCGTCCTGTGGTATATATTCCGGCCAACATGTCCGGTGAACACCGGTCGAGTTGATATGTCCGACCCGTCCCACCGGTGTGACCGGTCAGTGCAGAAAACTGAACAATACTGCCATAGCGTCGCCTCAGTTCGCGTGCGGTGTGATTTAGTAGCGTACGCAAACTACTGTAGTAGCCAGCAGCAGGGGTGAGGCCACGTTGCTTCTGCCTGGTGCACTGGCACCagtgtaaacaaaaatttaccacTAACGATGCATGACATCACATGTAATCAGGAGAAGTTATACAAGGTTCTGAATGGATGCATCGTTCATGGTCAATATGGATCTGCTGGCTTCGCCCCTAGCTAGCAGGTTGACAAAGACTGATGTGACGTCTCAGAAGACACAATTCTACCTGCTCTATCGCGACTTACACCATGCC
This window contains:
- the LOC120689086 gene encoding uncharacterized protein LOC120689086 — protein: MASSSSCSSGWSASSRGRGGGEMERFRAPVPYRVGPYDYSPAVKCRCNRKAPCWTSWSDDNPGRRYYRCPSRLKPGDCGYYMWMDREATQYEWILMCDLRDAVWQLRREKEEEQQHVQRIQEENGELRQVIVQLEKEKDEFNKKMEEKEQIDLKEKSNFSCFSRCIVVFALLGLLFVLKYSSL